A window of the Rhizobium brockwellii genome harbors these coding sequences:
- a CDS encoding substrate-binding domain-containing protein → MLNITRRMLIISAGLATILTAAPAFSADKIVIGFSQASSNSAHRNTMTKRNQAYAAEHFKDVDLIVTNAEGKSAKQISDVESLMVQGMKVLMISAQDSAAIAPTIKQVLAAGIPVITLERSLDIPVTLHVGPHNKPIGTLAGKYIAEALKGKGNVVEIKGDPAVAPAVERHEGFAEAIAGTDIKVIAETHADWDQEKALKFMEDTLQRFPAGQIQAVYAHNDNMAFGALRAIQAAGRDKEGILIIGIDGENAAIRAVAKGDLTATFTYSTVAPEGVIAAHALATNDTAALEKLGTLTKKDDGSMEIEIASKMITKENAAEFFCKGFGDDPECK, encoded by the coding sequence ATGCTCAACATCACCAGACGCATGCTCATCATCTCCGCCGGGCTCGCCACCATCTTGACCGCCGCACCCGCCTTCAGCGCGGACAAGATCGTCATCGGCTTCTCGCAGGCGAGCTCGAACTCGGCCCACCGCAACACGATGACCAAACGCAACCAGGCCTATGCAGCGGAACACTTCAAGGATGTCGATCTGATCGTCACCAACGCGGAAGGCAAGTCCGCAAAGCAGATTTCGGATGTCGAAAGCCTGATGGTCCAGGGCATGAAGGTTCTGATGATTTCGGCGCAGGATAGTGCCGCCATCGCTCCGACCATCAAGCAGGTCCTGGCTGCCGGCATTCCGGTCATCACGCTCGAGCGCAGCCTCGATATTCCCGTTACGCTGCACGTCGGCCCGCACAACAAACCGATCGGCACGCTTGCCGGCAAGTACATAGCCGAGGCGCTGAAAGGCAAGGGCAATGTCGTCGAGATCAAGGGCGATCCGGCTGTCGCTCCCGCGGTGGAGCGCCATGAGGGTTTTGCCGAAGCCATCGCTGGCACTGATATCAAGGTGATTGCCGAAACCCATGCCGACTGGGACCAGGAAAAGGCGTTGAAGTTCATGGAAGACACGCTTCAACGTTTCCCGGCCGGGCAGATTCAAGCCGTTTACGCCCATAACGACAACATGGCGTTTGGCGCGCTGCGGGCGATCCAGGCCGCCGGCCGTGACAAGGAAGGCATCCTCATCATCGGCATCGACGGCGAGAACGCCGCCATCCGCGCCGTTGCCAAGGGCGACCTGACCGCGACCTTCACCTATTCCACGGTCGCGCCTGAAGGCGTTATTGCCGCGCATGCGCTTGCCACCAACGACACCGCAGCGCTGGAAAAGCTCGGAACCTTGACCAAGAAGGACGACGGCTCGATGGAAATCGAGATTGCGTCGAAGATGATCACCAAGGAGAACGCTGCCGAGTTCTTCTGCAAGGGCTTCGGCGACGACCCTGAATGCAAGTAA
- a CDS encoding ABC transporter permease, with protein MKYLPRGTGLAGALIVLIIAASLISPHFLNPINILNVLRQVALYGILGIGMTFVILTKGIDLSVGSIVALVGVTGAVLMEQGVPIPLMVLICLSIGALVGCVNGLGISYFRIPAFIMTLGCMVMVRGFALMIADGGTVNPGKLADSFFVLGGGYMLSVPTPIYVFAAVCIIAAVVLSFTRFGRAIYAVGSNEEAARLSGINVPLVIFSVYIICGVLAALSGLIFLSRLSVGDPNSGLGLELEAITIAVIGGTSLFGGEGTVLGTIGGAMVLAIIANILNLAGVSPFSQQVVKGAIIVLAVLLEAGRKPRK; from the coding sequence ATGAAGTATCTTCCGCGCGGAACGGGTCTTGCCGGTGCACTGATCGTACTGATCATCGCCGCCTCGCTGATCTCTCCTCATTTTCTCAACCCCATCAACATCCTGAATGTCCTGAGGCAGGTTGCGCTCTACGGGATCCTCGGCATCGGCATGACATTCGTGATCCTCACCAAGGGGATCGATCTTTCGGTGGGGTCGATCGTCGCACTGGTCGGCGTCACCGGCGCGGTGCTGATGGAGCAGGGGGTGCCCATCCCGCTGATGGTGCTGATCTGTCTCTCCATCGGCGCCCTCGTCGGCTGCGTCAACGGCCTCGGCATTTCCTATTTCCGCATTCCGGCCTTCATCATGACGCTCGGCTGCATGGTCATGGTGCGCGGCTTCGCGCTGATGATCGCCGATGGCGGGACCGTCAATCCGGGAAAGCTCGCTGACAGTTTCTTCGTGCTCGGCGGCGGCTACATGCTGAGCGTGCCCACACCGATCTACGTCTTTGCGGCAGTCTGCATCATAGCGGCCGTCGTGCTCAGCTTCACGCGGTTCGGCCGGGCCATCTATGCGGTCGGCAGCAATGAGGAGGCGGCGAGGCTCTCCGGCATCAACGTGCCGCTCGTCATCTTCAGCGTCTACATCATTTGTGGCGTGCTGGCGGCACTTTCCGGCCTGATTTTCCTGTCCCGTCTTTCCGTCGGCGACCCGAATTCCGGCCTCGGCCTCGAATTGGAAGCGATCACGATCGCGGTGATCGGCGGCACGTCGCTGTTCGGCGGCGAAGGCACCGTTCTCGGTACGATCGGCGGCGCCATGGTGCTGGCCATCATCGCAAACATTCTCAATCTCGCAGGCGTTTCACCATTCTCACAACAGGTGGTGAAGGGCGCGATCATCGTTCTTGCCGTGCTGCTCGAAGCCGGAAGAAAACCACGCAAGTAG
- the relB gene encoding type II toxin-antitoxin system RelB family antitoxin translates to MLVLQLPPDIETRLIELSKRTGRSKSFYVRQAILAHLDDLEDIYLAERRLEELRRDEGDTVPLAELTARYGLDD, encoded by the coding sequence ATGCTGGTCTTACAGTTGCCCCCTGATATCGAAACGCGGCTGATTGAGCTTTCCAAGCGTACCGGCCGCAGCAAGAGCTTCTATGTGCGTCAAGCCATCCTCGCTCATCTCGACGACCTCGAAGATATCTATCTTGCCGAAAGGCGCCTCGAAGAACTTCGCCGCGACGAGGGCGATACCGTGCCGCTGGCCGAGCTGACGGCGCGTTACGGGTTGGACGACTGA
- a CDS encoding thioredoxin domain-containing protein codes for MSEMQLTKRRLLSGIAIAAAAVALVACNDSKDAADASSSGKTMADGTNVDTMQTAATSATEMPESDGDVDMAEVLKPGALPEMALGKADAPVKIVEYMSMTCPHCAHFHNTTFDAIKQKYVDAGKVQFIIREFPFDPRAAAAFMLARCSASNPEQLSTPEQYFPMVSMLFKQQQIWAAADDGRAALLQMSKLAGFTEDSFTKCLTNQKLLDEVNATRERGSKDFGVNATPTFLINGKRYSGDMPVETLSKLIDSLL; via the coding sequence ATGTCCGAAATGCAACTGACGAAACGCCGCCTGCTCAGCGGTATCGCCATCGCCGCAGCTGCCGTGGCGCTTGTCGCCTGCAACGACAGCAAGGACGCTGCCGATGCTTCGTCCTCCGGCAAGACCATGGCCGATGGCACCAATGTCGACACCATGCAGACGGCGGCCACCTCGGCGACCGAAATGCCGGAGTCCGACGGCGATGTCGACATGGCAGAAGTGCTGAAGCCCGGCGCGCTGCCGGAAATGGCGCTCGGCAAGGCCGACGCCCCGGTCAAGATCGTCGAATATATGTCGATGACCTGCCCGCATTGCGCCCATTTCCACAACACCACCTTCGACGCGATCAAGCAGAAATACGTCGACGCCGGCAAGGTGCAGTTCATCATCCGCGAATTCCCCTTCGACCCGCGCGCCGCCGCAGCCTTCATGCTCGCCCGCTGCAGCGCTTCCAATCCGGAACAGTTGAGCACGCCGGAACAGTATTTCCCGATGGTTTCCATGCTCTTCAAGCAGCAGCAGATCTGGGCCGCCGCCGATGATGGCCGCGCCGCACTGCTGCAGATGTCGAAGCTTGCCGGATTTACTGAGGATAGCTTCACGAAATGCTTGACGAACCAGAAGCTTCTGGATGAAGTGAACGCCACGCGGGAAAGAGGTTCCAAGGATTTCGGCGTCAACGCCACCCCGACTTTCCTGATCAATGGCAAGCGCTACTCTGGAGACATGCCGGTTGAAACCTTGTCGAAGCTCATCGACAGCCTGCTCTGA
- a CDS encoding type II toxin-antitoxin system RelE/ParE family toxin, whose protein sequence is MVALKVVFRPRAEKDLLDIYAFIAADNSMAAMEFIRRLRQICHGLEDMPERGAPREDFAPGVRILVFERRVTIAYRVVKDRVQILRLFYAGRNTPSAFREN, encoded by the coding sequence ATGGTGGCGCTTAAGGTTGTATTTCGTCCTAGAGCGGAGAAGGATCTGCTCGATATCTACGCATTCATCGCTGCGGACAATTCTATGGCGGCGATGGAATTCATCCGCCGGCTGAGGCAGATCTGTCATGGTCTGGAAGACATGCCGGAAAGGGGAGCGCCGCGCGAGGATTTTGCCCCCGGGGTTCGCATTCTGGTTTTTGAGCGGCGTGTGACGATCGCCTACCGGGTCGTGAAGGATCGGGTACAGATATTGAGGCTGTTCTACGCCGGCCGGAATACGCCTTCGGCCTTCCGTGAAAACTGA
- a CDS encoding type II toxin-antitoxin system ParD family antitoxin yields the protein MRSSKPITVTLGSQQKSLEGRLQSGAYSSASEVIRAALRALDREEDAIDEIMRLKIREAIEDPGSDIDSDVVFERLERLHAERMKAEDGGA from the coding sequence ATGCGCAGCAGCAAACCCATTACGGTTACGCTCGGCAGTCAGCAGAAAAGCCTAGAAGGACGGCTGCAATCGGGCGCCTATAGTTCGGCGAGCGAGGTCATTCGCGCCGCATTGCGTGCGCTCGACCGGGAAGAGGATGCTATCGACGAAATCATGCGTCTGAAAATCCGCGAAGCGATCGAGGATCCGGGTTCGGATATCGATTCCGATGTGGTCTTCGAGCGGCTCGAACGTCTGCATGCCGAGCGGATGAAGGCTGAGGATGGTGGCGCTTAA